The DNA segment CTCGATGAGGAGGATGTCCTCACCCTCGATCGGGCGGGTGAGGTCCTGCGTGATCTGCACGACGCCGGTCGAGGCCGTGCCCTCGCCGTAGCTGCGCACGCCGAGGAACTCGATGCGCACCGGCAGGTCGATGTGGCGCGCGATGTCGGCGGTGAACACGAAGCTCCCCTTGAGCACCGAGACGAGCACGAGCCGGCGCTCCGCGTAGTCCCGGGTGATCTGCGCGCCGAGGTCGCGCACGCGAGCGCCGATCTGTTCGGCGGACAGGAGCGTCCGGACATTCGCCATGCCGCCCGCTAACATCGCGGCGCCCGCGCCACCAGCGCCGAGGCGGGCCCGCCGTCGCCGCGCGCCGCGATCCCATGCCGTGCAGAAGATGTCGCGCGGTCGCTCTGCTGCTGCCCGGGTCGAAACTGGGTTAGTCTCTGCGCCTTCCGCGATGCCGCTCCCCTCTCTGCCCGACGCGCCCCCGCACCTCACCTCGCGCACGCCCCTGGCCGTCCGCTTCTGCGAGACGGATCTCATGGGCATCGTCCACCACGCGAACTACGTCATCTACCTGGAGGCTGGCCGCATCGACTGGCTGAAGCGCCGCGGCCTCTCCTACGAGGAGATGGTGCGGCGCGACCTTCACCTCGCCGTCGCGGAGCTGCGGATCAAGTACCGCCAGGCCGCGCGGTTCGGCGACGAGCTCGTGATCGAGACGACCTGCCGCGAGGTCCAGCGGGTCACCGCGCGCTTCAGCTACCGGATCCTCCGGGGCGAGGACGTGATCTGCGACGGCGACATCCTCCTCGCGTGCCTGGGCTCGAACCTGACGCTGACGCGGATCCCGGACGACATCGTCCAGCTCCTGGCGAGCCACGAGACGGCGGCCGATCGCTAGGGCAGGGGACGCCGACCTCGCTTCAGCCGCCGTCCGCCGCCCCGCTTCAGCCGCCGTCCGCCGCCTCGGCCCCGCTGCGCACGATGCGCGCCGGCATCTCGACCGTCTGCGGCGGCTCGATGCGCTCACCGAGGAACGTGCGCCACTGGACGACGTAGCGCCCGCGCAGGGGCCCGATCACGTAGCGCTCGCTCGTCGGAGGAACGGCGACCGCGGGGATGCCGTCGACGAGCAGGTAGAGCAGCGCGTCGGTCTGGTTGACCGCGACGAACCCTTCGCCGGGCGCGCCCGGGTCGACGCTCGCGGGCAGCTGGAGCGGCTCTTCTCGGATGGCCGCGAGCTCGTCGCGCGTCAGGAAGACGCCGCCCTGCGCCGACGGGAGCCCGGCGGCGGCGTACGCGGCGCTCGGGGGCGGCATGAGCATGTCGGTCGAGATCAGGTCCGTTCGCCGGGCGATCGACGTGACCTCGAACGCGACGCCGCCGCCGCCTTGCCAGGCATAACTCGCGTAGAGCGGCACCTCGCCGGCCACGCACTCGGGCGACTTCGGATCCACGCCGAGGATCTCCAGCAGCGCCCGGCAGAGCAGCGGCCCCCCGTCGCCGGCCTCGGGGACCCTGCCGAGCTCGATGTACAGCGCGCCGAGGCTCCCGTGCACCTCGACCTTGCGGACGTCGAGATCGAGCCGCTTGCCGTCGCCGACCGGGCGCGCCGAGCCCGTCGACAGCGGCGTCACGTCGACGCGCCGCTCGCCGAGGAGCGTGCGGAGCGCCCCCGGCGGCACGACCCGGTACTGGGTCAGGGACGGCCAGAGCAGCACCTCGCCGTACACGTCATGGCGCGCGCGGAGCTCGGAGCCCGCGGGCAGCGGGAGCGCCCGCGACGTGAACTGGACCCGCATCCGGCCCGTCTCCGCGAGCTCGACCTTCCACGTCAGCTCGGTGAGCTTCTGCGCCGCGTGGATCCCGGAGGACGCCACCTCGGGCGCCTTGGGAGGCTGCGGCACGTCGCGGAAGCGAAAGGCCGCCTCGAGCGTGACGCCGGGGAGCTCGCGCGGCGAGAGCGCGTCGTCCGGCAGGGGGGTGGCGGGCGAGAGCGGCAGCGGCGACTGCGGGCTCGCCTCGGACATGATGAGCCGGCCGTAGTCGTCGGCGATGATCTTCGCCGTCGCCTCGGCGACGGAGGCGTCGAGCAGGTCCGGCGTCTCGTTCGCGAGCGGCGCGGGGAGGATCTTCGCGTTCGGGCTCGCGCCGGCCTCCACGGGATCGACGGGCGCGTGGCGCGACGGCTCGCACCCGGCGGCGGCGAGCAGCAGGAAGGCCGCGGCGACGCGCGCGGCGATCACGGCTCCCGCTCGAACGTGTGGATCACCTGCACGCGCGCGTCGAGCGGCGGCGGGTCGGGCGCGCACTGCGTGTCCAGGAAGACCGCGGTGCAGCGGGGATGGCAGCCCAGGAGCAGGTTGCAGTTGGCCGCCTCGTTGTCGAACACCGCGATGACCTGCCCGAGCCGCGAGAGCTGCGGCGCGACGCTCCGCTTGAACTCGGTGTCGGGCATCTCGAACCTCGGCTTCACCACGAGCTCCGTGCCGATGATCCCGATGGGGAAGCCGAGATCGCGCAGGCTCGCGAACGAGCCGAGCGCCATGTTCGGCAGGTCGCGGCCGGTGAGGTACACGAGGGTCGCCCCCGCCGCGTGGCAGTCGCGCGCGTACTGGCTCGCGCCGGGCACCTCGACGTCGTGCCGGATGTGCGGATCGTTGAAGAAGCGGGCCCGCCAGAAATCGAACGCGTGCAGGTGGAGCGCCTCGTCGTCGATGCCGAGCCGCCGCAGGTTGTCCTGGAACCCGTACACGATGCCGTCGGGCGACGCGCGCTCGAGCAGGCCGGCGGCGTGCGGGTGCTTGCGGCGCCACTCCTCCGCCAGCTCGTGGAGGATCGCGACCACCCGCGGCCGGTTGTCCATGAGGGTGCCGTCCAGATCGAAGACGATCACGGGAGGCCCCTCCGACCGATCGGCCGCGCGCTCGACGATGGATCTCAGGAGCCGCGTCCGCTCGAGAGGGACGAGGCGCTTCTCGTGAAACAGCGTGCTCAAGGTCGTCGCGCCGCGGAAACGCGCGTCCTCCGCGCGGATCCTCAGGGCGGAACCCTAGCGCGAACTCGCCCTCCCCAGAAGCGGCGGCGCCCACCCCCTCGCCAGGCCCTGCGACCCTGCGTAAGTGTGCAGAAATATCCTACATTGTTGGCCTATTCATTCCGCTCTTCGTAGGATTTTCCAAACCGGGACCCTCGAGGCTCCGAAGGAAGGCCCATGCAGAACCGCATCAAGACCGCTCTGGCCCTGGCGATGGCGACGACCGCCGTGGTGGGCTGCTCGAAGACCCCTCGCGACCGTCTGCAGGGGCGCTGGTATGGCGATGCCATCGAGAACGCCCCTGCGGATCAGCTCACCAAGGCGACCGGATGGGTGAAGGGAACGGCGCTCGAGTTCAACGGCAGCAAGGTGACGGTGACCGTGCCCGCGGAGACGCCGCGCAGCGGCACCTTCAAGGTGACGAAGGCGGACGGCGATCAGGTGACCGTCGCGTTCCTCCGCCCCGAGGGCGGGCTCGACGAGGCGGCGTTCCGCTTCACCGCGGATCAGACGCTGCTCTGGGAGATCGGCGACGGCCGCAGCATCGTGCTGACGAAGGCGAAGAACTGAGCGCGGCCGGCGCCGCGGGCGCCCGGCCGGCTATCGCCGCACCCGCTCCCTCCGCACCCGCGTGAGCCACCGCGCCTCGCCGCGAGCGCCGTCCCGCGCGAGCAGCACCACGACATCCTCCGATAGCGGCCCGGTGAGGCGCCGCCGCGCTTCCTCGATGGAGCGCACGTCGACGCCGTTCACGGACAGGAGCCGATCGCCGGGCTCGATGCCGGCTTCCTCGGCCTCGCTCCCCGGGGGCACCGACACCACGGTCACGGTCCTCCGCTCCTCGCCGAGCGTCACCGCCAGGCTCCCTGCGCCCTTCGGGTCTTGCCGCGCAGCGTCTCCCGGCAGCGCGATCCTCACGCGCTCGGTCGTCCTGCCGGCCCGGACCTGCACCGGCTGCGACTCGGCGCGCCCGAGATCCGCGCTGTACGCCTCGATCACCGCCGTGCCCTCGGGCAGCCCGCCGAGCTGGAACCGCCCGTCGCGGTCGGTGGTCACGACGCCCGGCGGCAGCGGGCCGAGCGGCAGGTACGTCGGCACGCGGTCGCGCGCCACGCGGGCCCCCGCCACCGCGTCGCCGCGCTGATCGACGACCTGCCCGGCGACCTCTCCCGCCTCGGACAGGTCGATGCGCCCGAGGTCCGTCGGGCGATCGGGATCGCCGGCGATCGTGACCCGAAGCGTCGCCGGCGCGTACCCGTCGCGGCTCACCGTCACGCGGAACTGGCCCGGCGCGAGGTCGGCGAGGGTGAACGCGCCCTCCGCGTCGCTCGTGGCGCGGCGCGGCCCGGTCGTCGAGAACAGCGTGACCCGCGCGCCCTCGAGCCGCTCCCGCCCG comes from the Sorangium aterium genome and includes:
- the hpt gene encoding hypoxanthine phosphoribosyltransferase, yielding MANVRTLLSAEQIGARVRDLGAQITRDYAERRLVLVSVLKGSFVFTADIARHIDLPVRIEFLGVRSYGEGTASTGVVQITQDLTRPIEGEDILLIEDIVDTGLTISHLLQLFRTRMPNSVKVCALLHKPARARVEVPIDYLGFTIEDKFVVGYGLDWAERYRNLPFIGVVEAT
- a CDS encoding acyl-CoA thioesterase; the encoded protein is MPLPSLPDAPPHLTSRTPLAVRFCETDLMGIVHHANYVIYLEAGRIDWLKRRGLSYEEMVRRDLHLAVAELRIKYRQAARFGDELVIETTCREVQRVTARFSYRILRGEDVICDGDILLACLGSNLTLTRIPDDIVQLLASHETAADR
- a CDS encoding HAD family hydrolase gives rise to the protein MSTLFHEKRLVPLERTRLLRSIVERAADRSEGPPVIVFDLDGTLMDNRPRVVAILHELAEEWRRKHPHAAGLLERASPDGIVYGFQDNLRRLGIDDEALHLHAFDFWRARFFNDPHIRHDVEVPGASQYARDCHAAGATLVYLTGRDLPNMALGSFASLRDLGFPIGIIGTELVVKPRFEMPDTEFKRSVAPQLSRLGQVIAVFDNEAANCNLLLGCHPRCTAVFLDTQCAPDPPPLDARVQVIHTFEREP